A single genomic interval of Musa acuminata AAA Group cultivar baxijiao chromosome BXJ3-4, Cavendish_Baxijiao_AAA, whole genome shotgun sequence harbors:
- the LOC103983141 gene encoding beta-galactosidase 6 → MVAGAAAAAMDAAYPKLSPFLVIFLCFLCGCSHLCAAATVTYDHRALVIDGTRRVLISGSIHYPRSTPEMWPDLIEKSKNGGLDVVETYVFWNLHEPVRGQYDFEGRKDLVRFVKTVAEAGLYVHLRIGPYVCAEWNYGGFPLWLHFIPGIKFRTDNEPFKREMQRFTTKIVEMMKQEKLYASQGGPIILSQIENEYGNIDSSYGAAAKTYINWSASMATSLDTGVPWVMCQQADAPDPIINTCNGFYCDQFTPNSNKKPKMWTENWTGWFLSFGGGVPYRPVEDLAFAVARFFQRGGTFQNYYMYHGGTNFGRTTGGPFIATSYDYDAPIDEYGILRQPKWGHLRDLHKVIKLCEGALVATDPTYTSLGQNLEAHVYKTASGSCAAFLANVGTQSDATVTFNGKTYNLPAWSVSILPDCQNVVFNTAQINSQSTLLETKYVKTYSQASDQPINSSEISESSWTFIKEPVGITKSSAFTKVGLLEQINTTADASDYLWYSTSIDINGNEPFLFNGTQTTLHVESLGHVLHAFVNGQLSGSGMGNSDNAKVTLDKSIMLAPGKNKIDLLSVTVGLQNYGAFFDLWGAGITGPVMLKGQKSTTDLSSNDWTYQIGLKGEELGIYEESGDSSIWISQSALPKNQPLVWYKGYFDAPEGNDPVAIDFTGMGKGEAWVNGQSIGRYWPAYVSPQTGCTTQCNYRGAFSSNKCLKNCGKPSQRLYHVPRSLIQSGKNRLVLFEEMSGDPTQISFATRQTVSLCGHVSESHPALLDAQSTAPSNVPMLRLECPYPNQMISSIKFASFGTPHGTCGSYDHGKCSSDDALAVVQQACIGVKSCDVEVSIKLFGDPCRNVIKSLAVEAACS, encoded by the exons atggtaGCAGGAGCAGCCGCTGCTGCGATGGATGCAGCTTACCCGAAACTCTCTCCGTTTCTTGTGATCTTCTTATGCTTTCTCTGTGGCTGCTCTCACCTCTGCGCCGCGGCCACCGTGACGTACGACCACAGGGCGCTGGTGATAGATGGCACCCGAAGGGTCCTCATCTCCGGCTCCATCCACTATCCCCGCAGCACTCCCGAG ATGTGGCCGGACctcatcgagaagtccaagaacgGTGGTCTTGACGTCGTTGAGACCTACGTCTTCTGGAACCTCCACGAGCCCGTCCGGGGCCAG TATGATTTTGAAGGAAGGAAGGATTTGGTGAGGTTCGTGAAGACAGTGGCAGAGGCCGGTCTCTATGTTCACCTCCGGATCGGCCCTTACGTCTGCGCCGAATGGAACTATGG GGGATTTCCTCTCTGGTTGCATTTCATACCTGGGATCAAGTTTAGGACTGACAACGAACCCTTCAAG AGAGAGATGCAACGGTTTACAACAAAGATTGTGGAAATGATGAAGCAGGAGAAACTTTATGCATCCCAAGGTGGACCCATCATCCTGTCTCAG ATCGAAAATGAGTATGGGAACATCGATTCTTCTTATGGTGCTGCAGCAAAGACTTACATCAATTGGTCGGCATCAATGGCAACCTCTCTAGACACAGGTGTACCATGGGTGATGTGCCAACAAGCTGATGCACCTGACCCCATT ATCAACACTTGCAATGGCTTTTACTGTGATCAGTTTACTCCAAACTCTAACAAGAAACCAAAAATGTGGACAGAAAATTGGACTGGATG GTTTCTTTCCTTTGGTGGTGGAGTGCCATACAGACCAGTTGAAGACCTTGCATTTGCTGTAGCCCGATTCTTCCAACGTGGTGGCACCTTCCAGAACTACTACATG TATCACGGTGGGACCAACTTTGGCCGCACTACAGGTGGACCATTTATTGCTACCAGCTATGATTATGATGCTCCAATCGATGAGTATG GAATTCTTAGGCAACCTAAGTGGGGCCACCTAAGAGACTTGCATAAAGTCATAAAGCTTTGTGAAGGAGCATTGGTAGCAACTGATCCAACCTACACTTCTCTTGGTCAGAATCTGGAG GCCCATGTTTATAAGACAGCGTCAGGGAGCTGTGCAGCATTTCTTGCCAATGTAGGCACCCAATCTGATGCTACTGTTACTTTTAATGGTAAAACATATAATTTACCTGCATGGTCGGTGAGCATCCTTCCTGACTGCCAAAATGTTGTATTCAATACTGCACAG ATAAATTCCCAATCCACTCTTTTGGAGACaaaatatgtaaaaacatacagtCAGGCCTCAGATCAACCCATAAATTCCTCTGAAATATCTGAGTCATCATGGACTTTTATCAAAGAACCTGTGGGTATCACAAAGAGCAGTGCTTTCACAAAAGTAGGATTGCTTGAACAGATAAATACTACTGCTGATGCCAGTGACTACCTTTGGTATTCAACAAG CATTGATATTAATGGAAATGAACCATTTCTTTTCAATGGAACTCAGACTACTTTGCACGTAGAATCTCTTGGTCATGTCCTCCATGCTTTTGTCAATGGACAATTATCAG GCAGTGGGATGGGCAATAGTGACAATGCAAAAGTCACATTGGACAAGTCTATCATGCTTGCACCAGGAAAGAACAAAATCGATCTTTTAAGTGTCACAGTTGGCCTTCAG AACTATGGTGCATTCTTCGATCTATGGGGTGCTGGAATCACTGGTCCTGTGATGCTGAAGGGCCAAAAAAGCACGACAGATCTATCTTCAAATGACTGGACATATCAG ATTGGCCTTAAAGGTGAAGAGTTGGGCATATATGAAGAGTCAGGGGATTCATCAATATGGATTTCACAATCTGCTTTGCCAAAGAATCAGCCTTTGGTATGGTACAAG GGCTACTTTGATGCACCTGAGGGCAACGATCCGGTTGCAATAGACTTTACTGGAATGGGGAAGGGTGAGGCATGGGTGAATGGACAGAGCATTGGACGCTATTGGCCAGCTTATGTTTCTCCGCAGACTGGCTGTACCACTCAATGCAACTACAGAGGAGCATTTAGTTCAAATAAGTGCCTGAAGAACTGTGGCAAACCGTCTCAGAGACT GTATCATGTTCCTCGGTCACTGATCCAATCTGGCAAAAATAGACTGGTTCTTTTTGAGGAAATGAGTGGAGATCCGACTCAGATATCTTTTGCTACGAGGCAGACCGTAAGCTTATGTGGACATGTATCGGAGTCCCATCCAGCGCTCTTAGATGCTCAGAGCACTGCACCGAGTAATGTGCCAATGCTCCGTCTAGAGTGCCCATATCCAAATCAGAtgatttcttcaataaagtttgcaAGCTTTGGAACTCCACATGGCACCTGTGGAAGCTACGACCACGGCAAATGCAGCAGCGACGATGCTCTTGCTGTCGTGCAGCAG GCATGCATTGGTGTCAAGAGCTGCGACGTCGAGGTCTCAATCAAGTTGTTTGGCGATCCATGTAGAAATGTTATCAAGAGCCTTGCAGTTGAAGCTGCATGTTCTTAA
- the LOC135636843 gene encoding phosphoenolpyruvate carboxykinase (ATP) 1-like — protein MAENGDFRFGNSVKAVVMPNGLPKIHTHGGGAGAENGICHDDSAPPVKAQTIDELHSLQKKRSAPTTPIKDGLQQQQHGNAAFATISEEERHKLQLQSISASLASLTRETGPKVVKGDPARKLDTPKVTAEHHHYITPTISISDSALKFTHVLYNLSPAELYEQAIKYEKGSFITSTGALATLSGAKTGRSPRDKRVVKDETTAEELWWGKGSPNIEMDEHTFLVNRERAVDYLNSLDKVFVNDQFLNWDPEHRIKVRIVSARAYHSLFMHNMCIRPTPEELENFGTPDFTIYNAGQFPCNRYTHYMTSSTSIDLNLARREMVILGTQYAGEMKKGLFSVMHYLMPKRQILSLHSGCNMGKDGDVALFFGLSGTGKTTLSTDHNRLLIGDDEHCWSENGISNIEGGCYAKCIDLSKEKEPDIWNAIKFGTVLENVVFDEHTREVDYTDKSVTENTRASYPIEYIPNAKIPCVGPQPKNVILLACDAFGVLPPVSKLSLPQTMYHFISGYTALVAGTEDGIKEPQATFSACFGAAFIMLHPTKYAAMLAEKMQKHGATGWLVNTGWSGGRYGVGNRIKLGYTRKIIDAIHSGSLLRANYKRTQVFGLEIPTEIEGVPSGILDPINTWGDKEGYKETLLKLGSLFKKNFEVFANYKIGQDGKLTEEILAAGPNF, from the exons ATGGCGGAGAACGGCGACTTCCGCTTCGGAAACAGCGTGAAGGCAGTGGTGATGCCGAACGGGCTGCCGAAGATCCATACCCACGGCGGCGGCGCCGGCGCGGAGAACGGCATCTGCCACGACGACAGCGCGCCGCCGGTGAAGGCGCAGACCATCGACGAGCTGCACTCCCTGCAGAAGAAGCGCTCGGCGCCCACCACCCCCATCAAAGACGgcctgcagcagcagcaacacgGCAACGCGGCCTTCGCCACCATCTCCGAGGAGGAGCGCCACAAGCTCCAGCTCCAATCCATCAG TGCATCATTGGCATCGCTGACACGGGAGACAGGACCAAAGGTGGTGAAGGGTGATCCAGCCAGGAAGCTGGATACACCCAAGGTCACTGCCGAGCACCACCACTACATCACCCCAACCATCAGCATCAGCGACAGTGCACTCAAGTTCACCCATGTCCTCTACAATCTTTCCCCAGCTG AACTGTATGAGCAAGCTATAAAATATGAGAAGGGTTCGTTCATAACATCGACAGGGGCACTGGCTACCTTGTCTGGTGCAAAGACAGGTCGCTCCCCGAGGGACAAACGGGTCGTCAAGGATGAAACTACAGCTGAGGAGCTTTGGTGGGGGAA GGGCTCACCGAATATTGAGATGGATGAGCATACTTTCCTGGTGAACAGAGAGAGGGCTGTTGATTACCTCAACTCTCTGGACAAG GTTTTTGTGAACGATCAATTTCTGAACTGGGATCCTGAACATCGGATTAAAGTTAGAATCGTCTCTGCAAGGGCCTACCATTCCCTATTCATGCACAACAT GTGCATCCGTCCCACGCCTGAAGAACTGGAGAATTTTGGTACTCCGGACTTCACAATTTACAATGCTGGACAGTTTCCATGTAATCGTTACACACACTACATGACATCCTCGACCAGCATTGACCTTAACCTTGCTAGGAGGGAAATGGTAATCCTCGGCACGCAGTATGCCGGGGAGATGAAGAAGGGTTTATTCAGTGTGATGCACTATCTCATGCCTAAAAGACAAATCCTTTCCCTGCATTCTGGCTGCAATATGGGCAAAGATGGTGATGTTGCCCTCTTCTTTGGACTATCAG GCACTGGGAAGACCACTCTATCTACGGATCATAATAGGCTGCTTATCGGCGATGACGAGCACTGCTGGAGCGAAAATGGTATCTCAAACATTGAAGGTGGTTGTTATGCAAAATGTATCGACCTCTCAAAGGAGAAGGAACCTGACATCTGGAATGCCATTAAATTTGGAACCG TGCTGGAAAATGTGGTATTCGATGAGCACACTCGGGAGGTAGACTACACTGATAAGTCTGTCACAG AGAACACCCGAGCTTCCTATCCAATTGAGTACATACCTAATGCGAAGATACCATGCGTTGGTCCACAGCCGAAAAATGTCATCCTCTTGGCATGTGATGCTTTTGGCGTGCTTCCACCTGTTAGCAAGCTCAGCCTGCCTCAGACCATGTACCATTTCATCAGTGGCTACACTGCTCTG GTGGCTGGTACAGAGGACGGCATCAAGGAACCTCAGGCGACATTCTCAGCTTGCTTTGGGGCAGCCTTCATTATGCTTCACCCTACTAAGTATGCAGCTATGCTGGCCGAGAAAATGCAGAAACATGGTGCCACAGGGTGGCTTGTGAACACTGGTTGGTCAGGTGGAAG ATATGGTGTTGGCAACCGCATCAAGCTGGGATACACAAGGAAAATCATCGATGCCATACACTCTGGCAGCCTCCTCAGGGCAAACTACAAAAGGACTCAAGTGTTTGGTTTGGAGATACCCACTGAGATCGAAGGTGTTCCTTCGGGGATTTTAGACCCAATTAACACG TGGGGAGACAAGGAAGGCTATAaggagactttgctaaagctgggTAGCCTATTCAAGAAGAACTTTGAGGTGTTTGCCAACTACAAGATCGGTCAAGATGGAAAACTGACTGAGGAAATTCTTGCTGCAGGGCCAAACTTCTGA
- the LOC135584751 gene encoding probable beta-1,4-xylosyltransferase IRX9H, with translation MASVRRTLTAANNIDDDRSLHTHALPYRNTGRHHPLASSSSSSSSSSSPSYSFLAVRRIFAGGFLRKSSRGKLPAPPPQRHHPWKRNLFRLFVFFLLGFLFGLYPFVELDDFGLRPHHFFDSSSASIISSNNLPRRDLAAVVRSGPSEIELVRSDDGNRHSEAEPPPNDHPEPTPKRKLLIVVTPTYNRAFQSYYLTRLGQTLRLVPPPLLWIVVEMNSASMETAEILMGTGAMYRHLVCKKNSTNIKDRGVLQRNTALEHIERHRLDGIVYFGDDDNIYSLELFERLREIRRFGVWPVAMLSQGKNKAILEGPVCNGSQVIGWHTNEKSKRLRRFHVDMSGFAFNSTILWDHKRWHRPNSDAIRQLDTVKEGFQETTFIEQIVEDESQMEGLPNDCPRIMNWHLHLEAKDLVYPKGWQVSRNLDAIIRLT, from the exons ATGGCGTCCGTCCGTCGAACTCTCACGGCGGCCAACAACATCGACGACGATCGATCCTTACACACTCACGCCCTCCCTTATCGTAACACCGGCCGCCATCACCCCctcgcttcttcttcctcctcctcctcttcttcgtcttctccttCCTACTCTTTCCTCGCGGTGCGCCGGATCTTCGCCGGCGGATTCCTCCGGAAGTCCTCCCGTGGCAAGCTGCCGGCGCCGCCGCCGCAGCGCCACCATCCGTGGAAGAGGAACCTCTTTCGCttgttcgtcttcttcctcctcggctTCCTGTTCGGACTTTACCCGTTCGTCGAGCTCGATGACTTTGGCTTGCGGCCCCACCACttcttcgattcctcctccgcttCCATTATCAGTAGCAACAACCTTCCGCGCCGTGATCTCGCCGCGGTCGTCCGCTCTGGACCCAGCGAGATCGAGCTCGTGCGATCCGACGACGGCAACCGGCACTCGGAAGCGGAGCCCCCGCCGAATGATCACCCGGAGCCCACGCCCAAGAGGAAGCTGCTGATCGTCGTGACCCCCACGTACAACCGCGCCTTCCAGAGCTACTACTTGACCCGGCTGGGCCAGACGCTGCGGCTCGTGCCGCCGCCCCTCCTCTGGATCGTGGTGGAGATGAACTCTGCCTCTATGGAGACGGCGGAGATTCTCATGGGCACCGGCGCCATGTACAGGCATCTCGTTTGCAAGAAGAACTCGACTAACATCAAGGACAGAGGCGTCCTCCAGCGGAACACCGCGCTCGAGCACATCGAGCGGCATCGTCTGGATGGGATCGTGTACTTTGGCGACGACGACAACATCTACTCACTCGAGTTGTTCGAGCGATTGAGAGAGATCAG GAGATTTGGTGTTTGGCCTGTTGCAATGCTTTCTCAAGGCAAAAATAAGGCGATACTAGAAGGTCCAGTTTGCAATGGAAGCCAAGTAATTGGATGGCACACTAATGAGAAAAGCAAGAGACTTAGGAGATTTCATGTTGATATGTCTGGATTTGCATTCAATAGCACCATACTTTGGGACCACAAGAGATGGCATCGTCCAAACTCAGATGCCATTAGGCAACTAGACACGGTGAAAGAAGGTTTTCAG GAGACCACATTCATAGAGCAGATAGTAGAGGATGAAAGTCAAATGGAAGGCTTACCAAATGATTGCCCGAGAATCATGAATTGGCACCTCCATTTAGAAGCTAAAGATCTTGTTTACCCTAAAGGGTGGCAAGTGTCAAGAAACCTTGATGCTATTATTCGCTTAACATAG